One genomic window of Motacilla alba alba isolate MOTALB_02 chromosome 1, Motacilla_alba_V1.0_pri, whole genome shotgun sequence includes the following:
- the ZPLD1 gene encoding zona pellucida-like domain-containing protein 1: MEQVWLLLLLTIKVLPVTAQFNGYNCDANLHSRFPAERDINVFCGVQTITMKINFCTVLFSGYSETDLALNGKHGDAHCRGFINNNTFPAVVIFIINLSTLESCGNTLVVSSARGINAYGNTSVVQIGNVSGYIDTPDPPTIISYLPGLLYKFSCSYPLEYLVNNTQLASSSAAISVRENNGTFISTLNLLLYNDSTYSQQLLIPSTGLPLKTKIYAAVRATNLDGRWNVLMDYCYTTPSGNPSDDLRYDLFFSCDKDPQTTIIENGKSQMGRFSFEVFRFVKHKNQKMSTVFLHCVTKLCRADDCPFLVPICSNRERRDTGGRTTWRPQSTSGNAVISAGPIITRSDETPTNNSQLAHPNGSPFQMNTVTSALISGIVVLGISSIFFFVCSLTLLHRNWPNSSVLSGIRNPVFN; the protein is encoded by the exons ATGGAACAGGTATggttgctgctcctgctgacgATTAAAGTGCTCCCAGTGACTGCTCAGTTCAATGGATATAACTGTGATGCTAACCTCCATAGCAGGTTTCCTG CTGAGCGAGATATCAATGTTTTCTGTGGAGTACAGACAATtactatgaaaataaatttttgcaCAGTTCTTTTTTCTGGTTATTCTGAGACAGATCTGGCACTGAATGGGAAACATGGGGATGCCCACTGCAGAGGCTTCATCAATAACAACACCTTTCCAGCAGTGGTCATTTTCATCATCAATCTGAGTACTTTGGAATCTTGTGGAAACACTTTAGTG GTATCCTCAGCTCGAGGTATCAATGCTTATGGAAATACCTCAGTGGTACAGATAGGTAATGTTTCAGGCTATATTGATACACCAGACCCACCAACGATTATCAGCTATTTGCCTGGGCTTCTGTACAAATTTAGCTGTAGCTACCCACTGGAGTACTTGGTTAACAATACCCAGCTCGCTTC GTCATCGGCTGCTATTTCTGTAAGAGAGAACAATGGTACATTTATCAGCACTTTGAATTTGTTGCTTTACAAT GATTCAACCTACAGCCAGCAACTCCTTATTCCAAGCACAGGTTTACctttgaaaaccaaaatatatgCAGCTGTAAGAGCAACCAATCTTGATGGCAG GTGGAATGTTTTGATGGACTACTGTTACACCACACCATCTGGCAATCCTAGTGATGATCTTCGATATGATCTTTTCTTCAG CTGTGACAAGGACCCGCAGACAACCATAATTGAAAATGGCAAGAGTCAAATGGGCCGGTTTTCCTTTGAGGTGTTTCGCTTTGTGAAGCACAAGAACCAAAAGATGTCCACGGTCTTCCTTCACTGTGTGACgaagctgtgcagagcagatgACTGTCCCTTTCTTGTGCCA ATCTGCAgtaacagagaaagaagagacaCTGGTGGAAGAACGACTTGGCGCCCTCAGAGCACATCTGGGAATGCTGTAATCTCTGCTGGCCCCATCATTACAAGGAGTG aTGAGACTCCAACCAACAATTCACAGCTTG CTCACCCAAATGGATCTCCTTTCCAGATGAACACGGTCACCAGTGCGCTGATTTCAGGCATTGTCGTCCTAGGAATttcaagcattttcttttttgtatgtTCTCTAACCCTTCTGCACAGAAACTGGCCCAACAGTTCGGTCCTGAGTGGCATCCGAAACCCAGTTTTCAACTGA